One Dictyoglomus turgidum DSM 6724 DNA window includes the following coding sequences:
- the proS gene encoding proline--tRNA ligase, whose amino-acid sequence MEKKFVEELTSQKEDFSKWYTEVVLKADLVDYSPVKGCMVIKPYGYAIWENMQRILDEKIKETGHVNAYFPLFIPKSFLEKEAEHVEGFSPQVAWVTKGGDEDLFEPLAVRPTSEAIICSMYSKWIQSWRDLPILINQWANVVRWEKETRPFLRTTEFLWQEGHTAHRTFEEAEEEALRMLNVYKEFVENDLAIPVIAGKKTENEKFAGALHTYSIEVLLADGRALQAGTSHNLGQHFAKAFDIMFQDVDGERKYVWQTSWGVSTRLIGALIMTHGDDYGLVLPPRVAPYQIVIIPIWKNETDKVKVYNYIDEIYEVLKKYFRVKVDRDEEHTPGWKFNEWELKGVPVRLEIGPKEVEKQEIYVARRDLRTKISIRRENMIQDLENLLKDIQKTLFERALKFREENTYEINNFEEFKKIMDTKRGFVKASWCGDGECELKIKELTGATIRNIPLDWKEEEGKCILCGRETKIKALFAKAY is encoded by the coding sequence ATGGAAAAAAAGTTTGTAGAAGAGTTGACTTCTCAAAAAGAAGATTTTTCCAAGTGGTATACAGAAGTAGTTTTAAAGGCAGATCTTGTGGATTATTCTCCTGTTAAAGGATGTATGGTAATAAAACCTTATGGATATGCTATTTGGGAGAACATGCAAAGAATTCTTGACGAGAAAATAAAGGAAACAGGACACGTAAATGCCTATTTTCCTCTATTTATACCCAAAAGTTTCTTGGAGAAGGAAGCAGAGCATGTAGAGGGGTTTTCTCCTCAAGTTGCTTGGGTGACTAAGGGGGGAGATGAGGATTTATTTGAGCCTCTTGCTGTAAGACCTACCTCAGAAGCGATTATCTGTAGTATGTATTCAAAATGGATTCAGTCTTGGAGAGATCTTCCTATTTTAATAAATCAATGGGCAAATGTGGTTAGATGGGAAAAAGAGACAAGACCATTTTTGAGAACTACTGAGTTTTTATGGCAAGAAGGACATACTGCTCACAGAACTTTTGAAGAAGCAGAAGAGGAAGCCCTGAGGATGTTAAATGTCTATAAAGAGTTTGTAGAGAACGATCTTGCTATTCCTGTTATAGCTGGAAAAAAGACAGAGAATGAAAAGTTTGCAGGAGCTCTTCATACTTATTCTATTGAAGTACTTCTCGCAGATGGAAGGGCTCTGCAAGCTGGAACTTCTCATAATTTAGGGCAACATTTCGCAAAGGCTTTTGATATAATGTTTCAAGATGTAGATGGGGAGAGAAAATATGTATGGCAAACCAGTTGGGGCGTTTCTACAAGATTGATTGGAGCTCTGATAATGACTCATGGTGATGATTATGGGCTTGTATTGCCTCCAAGGGTTGCTCCTTATCAAATAGTTATTATACCCATATGGAAAAATGAAACTGATAAGGTAAAGGTCTATAATTATATAGATGAGATCTATGAAGTATTGAAAAAATATTTCAGAGTTAAAGTGGATAGAGATGAAGAACATACTCCAGGATGGAAATTTAATGAATGGGAATTAAAGGGAGTTCCTGTAAGATTAGAGATAGGCCCTAAGGAGGTAGAGAAACAAGAAATATATGTGGCAAGGAGAGATTTGAGAACCAAGATATCAATTAGGAGAGAGAACATGATTCAAGATCTTGAAAATCTTCTTAAAGATATTCAGAAAACTCTCTTTGAAAGGGCATTGAAATTCAGAGAAGAAAACACATATGAAATTAATAATTTTGAAGAGTTTAAAAAAATTATGGATACAAAGAGGGGTTTTGTGAAGGCAAGTTGGTGTGGAGATGGAGAATGTGAGCTGAAAATAAAGGAATTGACAGGGGCTACTATACGGAATATTCCCCTTGACTGGAAAGAGGAAGAGGGAAAATGTATTTTATGTGGAAGAGAGACTAAGATAAAAGCTTTATTTGCAAAAGCCTACTAA
- the dut gene encoding dUTP diphosphatase, with protein sequence MIRVLIERIDKDLPLPNYATHGSAALDLYSRIDFELPPFGEIGGGLVIPTGIRIALPEGYLALVLPRSGLAAREGISVLNTPGLIDSDYRGEIFVNLINFSNKPFLGKRGMRIAQLLVLQYSRIIWEEVEQLPQTERGEGGLGSTGL encoded by the coding sequence ATGATTAGGGTTTTAATTGAAAGAATAGATAAAGATTTACCTCTTCCCAACTATGCTACCCATGGTTCGGCAGCATTAGATCTTTATTCTCGTATTGATTTTGAACTTCCTCCTTTTGGAGAAATTGGAGGAGGACTTGTAATTCCTACAGGTATAAGAATTGCTTTACCCGAAGGATATTTAGCTCTTGTTCTGCCAAGAAGTGGGCTTGCTGCAAGAGAGGGAATATCGGTTCTTAATACTCCGGGGCTTATTGATAGCGACTATAGGGGAGAGATCTTTGTGAATTTAATTAATTTTTCTAATAAGCCTTTTTTGGGGAAAAGAGGTATGCGAATTGCTCAACTTTTGGTCCTTCAGTATTCTCGTATAATTTGGGAAGAAGTAGAACAGCTTCCCCAAACGGAGAGAGGCGAAGGGGGGCTGGGAAGTACAGGATTATAA
- the fusA gene encoding elongation factor G: MKYETENLRNVGLFGHGGAGKTSLAEAILYTAKVIDRMGKVENGNTVSDFEPEEIKRGISLSLSILPLEWKGKKINLVDTPGYADFIGEIISALRAVDSMLIVIDAISGIQVQTEKVWSMGEEEKLPVAFVVNKLDRENSNFFEMVKSIQERFGSKAIPIYLPVGKESSFNGVIDLLEGKAYIYKDEKGEPEVTEVPVDLRSDYEKYRQQLIETIIEFDEELLQKYLEGEEISGDLIAKTLKEAFKNREIFPIFPVSSFKNVGVSKLLDSVVSFFPSPKDRPAIPVEDTKTGEKRAMSIGEKNGLLAFVFKTSADPFVGKISYVRVISGVLRPDSNLFNVNKGVQEKIGGLFYQRGKNQEPATEIGPGDIGVITKLKETSTNETLGDRDNSVKVIPVEFPEPVFAVAVVPKTRADEDRMSTAIARILEEDPTLRVQRNIETNETLIYGLGDSHLEVVVERMQRKFGVNVTLGTPQVAYRETIRATAKAEGKVKKQTGGRGQYGHVWLELEPLPRGAGFEFVDKIVGGVVPKNYIPAVEKGVRETMEKGILAGYPIVDVKVTLFDGSYHEVDSSDMAFKIAASKAFKKGFLEAKPVLLEPIMSVEITAPDEYTGDIISDLNGRRGKVTSIEALGKLQVIKALVPLAEMLRYSSVLKSITQGRGSYSMKFSHYEEVPAKIQEEIIAKAKPRAEEEEE, from the coding sequence ATGAAATATGAAACTGAAAACTTAAGAAATGTAGGACTTTTTGGGCACGGGGGTGCTGGAAAGACAAGTTTAGCGGAAGCAATTCTTTATACTGCAAAGGTAATTGATAGAATGGGAAAGGTGGAAAATGGAAATACGGTATCGGATTTTGAGCCTGAGGAGATAAAAAGAGGTATATCTCTAAGTCTATCTATCTTACCCTTAGAGTGGAAGGGAAAAAAGATAAACTTAGTAGATACCCCGGGATATGCAGATTTTATTGGAGAAATTATAAGCGCACTAAGGGCTGTAGATAGTATGCTTATTGTCATAGATGCAATTTCAGGAATACAAGTGCAAACAGAAAAAGTATGGAGTATGGGAGAGGAGGAAAAACTCCCTGTAGCTTTTGTTGTGAACAAACTTGATAGAGAAAATTCAAACTTCTTTGAGATGGTAAAATCTATACAAGAGAGATTTGGGAGTAAAGCTATTCCCATATACCTTCCTGTAGGTAAGGAGAGTAGTTTTAATGGTGTTATTGATTTATTAGAAGGTAAGGCATATATTTATAAAGATGAGAAAGGAGAACCTGAAGTAACGGAAGTTCCTGTTGATTTAAGATCTGATTATGAGAAGTATAGGCAACAGCTTATTGAAACTATTATTGAGTTTGATGAGGAACTTTTACAAAAGTACTTGGAGGGAGAAGAGATATCTGGGGATCTAATTGCTAAGACCCTTAAAGAAGCTTTTAAGAATAGAGAAATCTTTCCTATCTTTCCCGTATCATCTTTTAAAAATGTTGGGGTTTCAAAACTTCTTGATAGTGTAGTATCCTTCTTCCCAAGCCCTAAGGATCGCCCTGCCATACCTGTAGAAGATACCAAGACAGGGGAAAAGAGGGCCATGTCCATCGGGGAGAAAAATGGTCTTTTAGCTTTTGTATTTAAGACCTCTGCTGATCCTTTCGTGGGTAAGATAAGTTATGTTAGAGTTATTTCTGGTGTTTTAAGACCAGATTCTAACTTATTTAATGTGAATAAAGGAGTTCAAGAAAAGATAGGAGGGCTCTTTTATCAGAGGGGAAAGAACCAAGAGCCTGCTACAGAGATAGGTCCAGGTGATATTGGAGTTATTACTAAATTAAAGGAAACTTCTACAAATGAAACCTTAGGAGATAGAGATAATTCAGTGAAAGTTATTCCGGTAGAGTTTCCTGAGCCAGTTTTTGCAGTTGCTGTGGTTCCTAAGACAAGGGCAGACGAAGATAGAATGAGCACTGCAATTGCAAGAATTCTTGAAGAGGACCCTACTTTGAGAGTGCAAAGAAACATTGAGACTAATGAAACCTTAATCTATGGATTGGGAGATTCTCATCTTGAAGTGGTAGTTGAAAGAATGCAGAGAAAGTTTGGAGTTAATGTTACCCTTGGTACCCCTCAAGTAGCATATAGAGAAACCATAAGAGCTACAGCTAAAGCAGAAGGTAAGGTTAAGAAACAGACAGGCGGAAGAGGACAGTATGGTCATGTATGGCTTGAGCTTGAACCTTTACCAAGAGGTGCAGGATTTGAATTTGTAGATAAAATTGTGGGAGGTGTAGTACCAAAGAACTATATACCAGCGGTAGAAAAGGGTGTAAGAGAGACTATGGAGAAAGGAATTCTTGCTGGGTATCCTATTGTAGATGTTAAGGTGACACTCTTTGATGGATCTTATCACGAAGTGGATTCTTCTGATATGGCATTTAAGATTGCAGCCTCAAAGGCGTTTAAAAAGGGTTTCTTGGAAGCAAAGCCTGTTCTTCTTGAACCTATAATGAGTGTGGAGATTACTGCTCCTGACGAATATACTGGGGATATAATTAGTGATTTAAATGGTAGAAGAGGAAAGGTGACTTCTATAGAAGCTTTAGGAAAATTACAGGTAATAAAAGCTCTTGTTCCTCTTGCTGAAATGTTGAGATACTCTTCAGTTTTAAAGTCTATAACCCAAGGCAGAGGGTCTTATTCTATGAAATTTTCTCATTATGAAGAAGTACCTGCTAAGATACAAGAAGAAATAATTGCTAAAGCTAAACCAAGAGCTGAAGAGGAAGAGGAATGA
- a CDS encoding DUF951 domain-containing protein, with translation MIDKIQVGDILELPKKHPCGGNRWIVLFSGVDIKLKCEKCGRIVMLPRIEVRRKAKKVGEVNLEELLKYE, from the coding sequence ATGATAGACAAAATTCAGGTAGGAGACATTTTGGAGCTTCCTAAAAAGCATCCCTGTGGAGGAAACAGGTGGATAGTACTTTTCTCAGGAGTTGATATAAAGCTTAAATGTGAAAAATGTGGGCGTATTGTGATGCTTCCAAGAATAGAGGTGAGGAGAAAGGCAAAAAAGGTTGGAGAGGTAAACTTAGAGGAGCTTTTAAAGTATGAATAA
- the proB gene encoding glutamate 5-kinase, producing MNNWKRIVVKVGTSSITDGRGSPSGEKILSLVKECVKLIRADKELVLVSSGAIASGREIIQKLSKRKDLPAKQALSAVGQVRLMQYYSQLFSIFKQPIAQILLTAEDLRDRKRYINISQTFETLLEEKIIPIVNENDTVAVEEIKIGDNDTLSAKVACAINADLLVILSDVEGLYSEDPNISSNALLITDVYEIDESIEKIAGPGKGTGGMFTKVQAAKIVTEAGIPMILARADVENILERIVLKKEKVGTFFYPSEKHLNKRKHWMLFMAKPEGRIYIDDGAKDALLKRGKSLLPVGIKKVEGEFTRGDTVSIFDLRGEEIARGITNYDSLELDKIKGKNTEEIRNILGEDFYEEVIHRNNLVLTNRGDL from the coding sequence ATGAATAATTGGAAAAGAATTGTAGTAAAAGTAGGTACTTCAAGTATTACCGATGGAAGAGGAAGCCCTTCTGGGGAGAAAATTTTGTCCTTAGTTAAGGAGTGTGTAAAGCTTATAAGGGCAGATAAAGAATTAGTTCTTGTGTCCTCGGGTGCTATAGCTTCGGGAAGAGAGATTATACAAAAGCTCTCTAAAAGGAAAGATCTTCCTGCAAAGCAGGCTCTTTCTGCAGTAGGACAAGTAAGATTGATGCAGTATTACTCTCAGCTTTTTTCTATCTTTAAGCAACCTATTGCTCAAATCCTTCTTACTGCAGAAGATCTTAGAGATAGAAAGAGGTATATAAACATTTCTCAAACCTTTGAGACATTGTTAGAAGAAAAAATTATCCCTATCGTAAATGAAAATGATACCGTAGCTGTCGAGGAAATAAAAATAGGTGACAACGATACTCTTTCTGCAAAGGTAGCTTGTGCTATTAATGCTGATCTTCTTGTAATTTTATCTGATGTTGAGGGTTTATATTCAGAAGACCCAAATATTTCATCAAATGCATTACTGATAACTGACGTATATGAAATTGACGAGAGTATAGAGAAAATAGCTGGTCCAGGGAAAGGTACAGGAGGAATGTTTACTAAAGTACAGGCTGCTAAAATAGTAACCGAAGCTGGCATTCCTATGATTCTTGCCAGAGCTGATGTGGAAAATATCCTTGAAAGAATTGTTTTAAAGAAAGAAAAAGTTGGAACCTTCTTTTATCCATCAGAAAAACATTTAAACAAAAGAAAGCATTGGATGCTTTTTATGGCAAAGCCTGAAGGCAGAATTTACATAGATGACGGAGCAAAGGATGCGCTCCTAAAAAGGGGAAAAAGTCTTCTTCCTGTGGGAATTAAAAAGGTAGAGGGAGAATTCACAAGGGGAGATACGGTAAGTATTTTTGATCTTAGAGGGGAGGAAATTGCCCGAGGAATAACAAATTATGATAGTTTGGAATTAGATAAGATAAAGGGTAAGAATACCGAGGAAATAAGAAACATTTTAGGGGAAGATTTTTACGAGGAAGTAATTCACAGAAATAATTTAGTATTAACCAATAGAGGGGACCTTTAA
- a CDS encoding ABC transporter ATP-binding protein, which produces MEDVFVLDNVVKIYKMDSVETIALNGVSLRVEKGEFIAIMGPSGSGKSTMMHLMGCLDRPTSGKIYFEGKDVSTLSDDELAEIRNKKIGFVFQSFYLLPRYDALQNVELPLIYRGVPPKERREKAKLILEKIGLGDRLHHRPTQLSGGQQQRVAIARALIVDPVVLLADEPTGNLDSKSSHEIMELISRLHKEENLTIVLVTHEADIASYAEKIIRMQDGKIVDIEDRKREISHV; this is translated from the coding sequence ATGGAAGATGTTTTTGTTTTGGATAACGTGGTTAAAATTTATAAGATGGACAGTGTAGAGACTATAGCCTTAAATGGTGTTTCTTTAAGAGTTGAAAAGGGAGAATTTATAGCCATAATGGGACCATCTGGATCAGGTAAATCTACTATGATGCATCTTATGGGATGTCTTGATAGGCCTACATCGGGGAAAATCTATTTTGAGGGAAAAGATGTCTCAACACTTTCTGATGATGAACTTGCAGAGATAAGAAATAAAAAAATAGGCTTTGTATTTCAAAGTTTTTATCTTCTTCCCCGTTATGATGCTCTTCAGAATGTGGAACTACCCCTTATATATAGGGGTGTTCCTCCTAAGGAGCGAAGAGAAAAAGCAAAGTTAATACTTGAGAAAATAGGGCTTGGAGACCGATTACATCATAGGCCAACTCAGCTTTCAGGAGGTCAACAGCAGAGAGTAGCTATTGCAAGAGCTTTAATTGTGGATCCTGTTGTTCTTCTTGCTGATGAGCCTACTGGAAATTTAGATTCTAAATCCAGCCATGAGATAATGGAGCTTATTAGCAGATTACATAAAGAAGAAAATCTGACTATAGTGCTTGTTACTCACGAGGCTGATATTGCAAGTTATGCTGAGAAAATTATTAGGATGCAAGATGGTAAGATAGTGGATATTGAGGATAGGAAAAGGGAGATAAGCCATGTATAA
- a CDS encoding TolC family protein, translating to MYKKTVFYLLLILIFIVTLSFSEDYLTLESLKPLLIKSPLYKIYQVQYNNALQEYNLAYSNLKPQLSLQFSYNQGETSVTLNNVTSMSETKSGNLSLSFSQVLFLKGQAGISIKLAELNLEQEKNNFKTNCQNLYYQFIQSFYNLYLAQEQLKIYEESYNLSKKQEEVAEKQFKDGVINEITLLDYKQKAKLAEINYNSAKNNLELSYKSLENLLGTTLPRVPVKLDVNYEPITYSADELISRLYSNNLTIKNSTLDLEKAKVNLEKANLPSWNIGISGSYSSGNITYALSFDTQNYALNASVSPSWSTSQKSTENIWNFKISFSTPILDGGSKNITKSQAQISLDQAQINYEKTKKDVELNFWKTYYNLLTAQETIEQKKLLLEQKKTNLEAQKIRYNLGLITDLDLKNYEIDYMQAQYDLKNAILNFNLQKIQLDILLGNWEVN from the coding sequence ATGTATAAGAAAACCGTATTTTATCTTCTGCTAATTCTTATTTTTATTGTGACTCTTAGCTTTTCTGAGGACTATTTAACTCTTGAAAGCCTTAAACCTTTGTTAATAAAATCTCCTCTTTATAAAATTTACCAGGTGCAATATAATAACGCTTTACAAGAATATAATCTTGCCTATTCTAACTTAAAACCTCAACTCTCTTTACAGTTTTCTTATAATCAAGGTGAGACGAGTGTGACCTTAAATAATGTCACCTCTATGAGCGAGACAAAATCAGGGAATCTATCTCTTAGTTTTTCCCAAGTTCTTTTCCTAAAGGGACAGGCAGGTATAAGTATAAAATTAGCTGAGCTAAATTTGGAACAAGAGAAGAATAATTTTAAAACTAACTGTCAAAATCTATACTACCAATTTATACAAAGCTTTTACAATTTATATCTTGCCCAAGAACAGTTAAAAATTTACGAAGAAAGTTATAATCTTAGCAAAAAGCAAGAAGAGGTAGCGGAAAAGCAATTTAAAGACGGTGTAATAAATGAAATTACTCTTTTAGACTATAAGCAGAAAGCAAAGCTTGCAGAGATAAATTACAATTCTGCAAAAAATAACTTGGAGTTAAGTTATAAATCTCTTGAAAATTTGTTGGGAACCACTCTCCCCAGAGTACCTGTAAAACTTGATGTAAATTATGAACCCATTACGTATTCTGCTGATGAATTAATATCAAGGCTGTATTCAAATAATTTAACTATTAAAAATTCAACCCTTGATCTTGAGAAGGCGAAAGTAAATTTGGAGAAGGCAAATCTCCCGTCTTGGAATATTGGTATAAGTGGAAGTTATAGTTCGGGGAATATTACTTATGCTTTGTCCTTTGATACTCAAAATTATGCTCTTAATGCTTCGGTAAGTCCAAGCTGGAGTACTTCTCAAAAAAGTACTGAAAATATATGGAACTTTAAAATATCCTTCAGCACTCCTATTTTAGATGGTGGAAGTAAAAACATTACTAAATCTCAAGCTCAAATCTCTTTAGATCAAGCCCAAATAAATTATGAAAAAACTAAAAAAGATGTGGAACTCAATTTTTGGAAAACCTATTATAATCTCTTGACAGCTCAAGAAACTATAGAGCAAAAGAAACTTCTTTTAGAACAAAAGAAGACCAATTTAGAGGCTCAGAAAATAAGATATAACCTTGGTTTGATTACAGATCTTGATCTTAAAAATTATGAGATTGACTATATGCAGGCTCAGTATGATCTTAAAAATGCAATTTTAAATTTTAATCTTCAAAAAATTCAGTTAGATATTCTTTTAGGAAACTGGGAGGTAAATTAA
- a CDS encoding TolC family protein: MRRLFIIFVSFVLLLSISFSQEAKVLSLEEAIDIALKNNGDLLVAKINLDNAFVDYENKKKDPTTLILALKQAELNLSLEKVRYENTKLQVIQNVRNAYFNVLEAQTQVKLYEKQLAYYEETFNATKAKYQVGNATATDVSQAELNYLSAVNSLKTAQNNLTIYWSQFWQTLGISPIEKVVLREPEMKVYNFNLDDLFNIAKENLSSLVQAKNNVELYELQVKLCDNDYTPKATLISAMNSLESAKKSYEQTLNSTKITIAQRLEQLNASLKDIEVQQKNLDLAKENYKIIQLKLDAGLVTKLDLMNAEINVIKAENNYYSSLHNYWKSLDSLSLAVGKALY, translated from the coding sequence ATGAGAAGGCTATTCATAATTTTTGTATCTTTTGTGCTATTACTCTCCATCTCTTTTTCTCAAGAAGCAAAAGTATTATCTCTTGAAGAGGCTATAGATATTGCGTTGAAGAACAATGGAGATCTTTTGGTAGCAAAAATCAACTTAGATAATGCTTTTGTTGATTATGAAAATAAGAAAAAGGATCCTACAACTTTAATATTGGCGTTAAAACAGGCAGAGTTAAACTTAAGTTTAGAAAAGGTTAGATATGAAAATACAAAATTACAAGTTATTCAAAATGTGAGAAATGCATATTTTAACGTCTTGGAGGCACAAACTCAGGTTAAATTATATGAAAAGCAATTGGCATATTATGAAGAGACCTTTAATGCTACAAAAGCCAAGTATCAAGTAGGGAATGCCACAGCAACTGATGTAAGTCAGGCTGAGTTAAACTATCTTTCTGCAGTAAATTCCTTAAAGACTGCACAAAATAATCTAACAATTTACTGGAGCCAGTTTTGGCAAACTCTTGGAATATCACCCATAGAAAAAGTGGTATTAAGAGAGCCAGAGATGAAGGTATATAATTTTAATCTTGATGATCTGTTTAATATAGCTAAGGAAAACCTATCTTCTTTAGTTCAAGCCAAGAATAATGTTGAACTTTACGAGCTTCAAGTTAAACTTTGTGACAATGATTATACACCTAAAGCTACACTAATTTCTGCGATGAATTCTCTTGAAAGCGCAAAGAAGTCCTATGAACAGACTTTAAATAGTACAAAGATCACTATTGCTCAAAGGTTAGAACAATTAAACGCAAGTTTAAAGGATATAGAAGTTCAACAGAAAAATTTAGATCTTGCTAAGGAAAATTACAAAATAATCCAGCTTAAGCTTGACGCTGGCTTAGTGACTAAACTTGATCTGATGAATGCTGAAATAAATGTCATAAAAGCTGAAAATAATTATTATTCTTCCCTTCATAATTACTGGAAAAGTTTGGATAGCTTATCCTTAGCAGTAGGAAAGGCTCTTTATTAA
- a CDS encoding efflux RND transporter periplasmic adaptor subunit, producing the protein MKKRLIIIFIIVILIGIGVWWGFGRSKNNEKNSSILNTYTVRRGDLLVTVSGSGTLEAERSLDITSKVSGTVIYVVEEGTRVKEGDILVKIDPTDYQNTYQQALITYKNYENSYEQARLNYDTQKRQLEKNLKDAQISRDNAYIEYQNAKNNLERTEELFKKGFASQSDLDTARFNFEKAKNSITQAENNLKLIKENYDTQLKTLQRDLEASKLSLEKAKIDLSNAKRNLDNTIIRAPFSGIVANVNVVKGQNISSNVTLMTLLDTKNVELSLEVDETDIGKVFVGLPVRISLDAFPDEEFEGKVIRISPTATISNNIPIFKVRVRVPNKDFRLKVGMSADGDIILLERKNVLLVPLKAVQKTERRSYVEVLKPNGSRELVRITLGEDDGTNVVVESGLKEGDVVIVPSSSTSSNTSRNQQLQIRIPGVPLR; encoded by the coding sequence ATGAAAAAGAGGCTGATTATTATATTCATAATAGTAATTCTAATAGGAATTGGGGTTTGGTGGGGGTTTGGAAGATCTAAGAATAATGAGAAAAATAGTTCTATTCTCAATACTTATACAGTAAGAAGAGGAGATTTGCTTGTTACGGTCTCGGGAAGCGGAACTTTGGAGGCTGAAAGAAGTCTTGATATTACAAGCAAGGTTTCAGGAACAGTTATATACGTAGTTGAAGAAGGCACAAGGGTTAAGGAAGGAGATATTTTAGTAAAAATTGATCCAACAGATTATCAAAATACCTATCAACAAGCTTTGATCACTTACAAGAACTACGAGAATTCTTATGAGCAAGCACGATTAAATTATGATACCCAAAAGAGGCAGCTTGAGAAAAATCTTAAAGATGCTCAAATAAGTAGGGATAATGCATACATAGAGTATCAGAATGCAAAAAATAATTTAGAAAGAACTGAAGAATTGTTTAAGAAAGGTTTTGCTTCTCAAAGCGATTTAGATACTGCGAGATTTAATTTTGAAAAAGCTAAAAACTCTATAACTCAGGCAGAGAATAACCTAAAATTAATAAAAGAAAATTATGATACTCAATTAAAAACTTTACAAAGGGATCTGGAGGCAAGCAAACTTTCTTTAGAAAAAGCGAAAATAGATCTTTCGAATGCTAAGAGAAATTTAGATAATACTATAATTAGAGCTCCTTTTTCAGGTATTGTGGCAAATGTAAATGTAGTTAAGGGCCAGAATATATCTTCAAATGTCACGTTGATGACCCTTCTTGATACTAAAAATGTGGAACTTTCTCTTGAAGTGGATGAGACCGATATAGGTAAGGTTTTTGTGGGGCTTCCTGTGAGAATATCCTTAGATGCTTTTCCTGATGAGGAATTTGAGGGTAAAGTTATTAGAATATCTCCTACAGCAACAATTTCCAATAACATCCCTATCTTTAAAGTGAGAGTTAGAGTTCCTAATAAAGATTTTAGGTTAAAAGTAGGAATGAGTGCCGATGGAGATATTATCCTTTTAGAAAGAAAGAATGTTCTTCTTGTTCCTCTTAAGGCAGTACAGAAAACCGAGAGGAGAAGTTATGTGGAGGTATTGAAACCTAATGGATCAAGGGAGTTGGTCAGAATAACCCTCGGAGAAGATGATGGGACAAATGTGGTGGTGGAAAGTGGACTGAAAGAAGGTGATGTAGTTATTGTTCCATCTTCAAGTACATCCTCTAATACTAGTAGGAATCAACAATTACAAATAAGGATTCCAGGAGTTCCTTTAAGGTAG